In Choloepus didactylus isolate mChoDid1 chromosome 18, mChoDid1.pri, whole genome shotgun sequence, the genomic stretch GTGCATGTGAAATGCCAAGCATTTaatctggcacatggtaagtgctcagcAAATACTCCCCTTCCCTGCTCTGCTGTACTCACCACCCCTTTGCTCTCAGCAAATTGTTGTGGCAGGCAGggcctgcctcccaccccccatccccggGGGAATCGAAGCCCCTGGCCTTCGCAGGGACCATCCTCTTAGGTGGGAGTCACAGCTGGTGTGGGAGGGAGGCGTGAAGAGGTGAGAGCATGTGTATTCACACACGGACACAGGGAAgggcattgtgtgtgtgtgtgcatgtgcacacacctGTGTATACGGGACCTTGGCCAGAGGAAGCACGTGGCTATGTGCCCCTCACCTGGGCACACCTGAGGCCACTCCATCCCGCTGCCCCCCCAGCTATGACCGCAGCACCTTGGCGGCCATCGTGGTGGGCGTAGGGCGCCTCATCATTGGCATGGACCGTGGCCTCATGGGCATGTGTGTCAACGAGCGGCGCCACCTCATCGTGCCTCCCCACCTGGGCTACGGCAGCATCGGTTTGGGTGAGGAGGGTGGGGGGCGGCAGGAGGAACCCGGGGCACGGGGGGAGGCATCAGCGGGGTGGAGGAGACCAGGAGGCAGAATCGGGGACCCCTGGGccagaaaactgaagctcagagagggagcgtgccttggccaaggtcacactgcCTAATATGAGTGCATCTGGGGCTAGAGTTTAGGTCTCCTGCTTCTCGGGAGGGGGGAAGGGCACCATGGCCCGGGGTGGGATCATAGCTTGGCCAGGAAGAAAGCGACtagaggtgggggcggggggcaacTCAGGACCCTCAGatcaccccacctccaccctcggGGGCCGCCCTCACAGCGGGGCTCATTCCCCCGGATGCCACCCTCTACTTTGACGTGGTCCTACTGGATGTGTGGAACGAGGAGGACACTGTGCAAGTGAGCACCTTGCTGCAGCCGCCGCAATGTCCCCGCGTGGTCCAGGACAGTGACTTTGTCCGCTACCACTACAATGGCACGCTGCTGGATGGCACTGCCTTCGACTCCAGGTGGGGGGCTCGAGGGGAGCCCTCAAAGCACTGGGAACTGTGGCTGGTGGAGGAGGGGTCAGGAGCCCATCCTGCCTCCATCCCCTCCAGCAGCACCACCTCTACCCCGTTGTCTGCAGCTACAGTGGGGGTGGCACTTATGACACGTACGTCGGCTCCGGCTGGCTGATCAAGGGCATGGACCAGGGGCTGCTGGGCATGTGTcctggagagagaaggaagatcaTCATCCCTCCATTCCTGGCCTATGGCGAGAAAGGCTATGGTGAGAGCAGGCAGGGACCAAGGGAGCATTctccagaaaagagaaaacagggcTGCCACATACAGTTGTCCAGGTTGTGCGCTGCCTAAGGGCGCCCAGCCCAGGAGGCAAGTAAGGATGAAATCTGCCCTTGGTCATTGTCTCACTACGAAGGGGTCCTTTATTCTTTAATAAACAAAGGCTCAGCCTGGGCTAATGGTGGCCGTGGGGAAAACCCAGCTGAGGCCTCACGGGGCggggggtgtgggtgggaggCGGGAGGTGAGGAAGCTGCGGCTGCTGCCAGGGAGGGAAAGGCCTCTGGGGAGCAGGTGGTTTTGCATGGTGCCCACATAGGATTTCCTGAATCAAACAGGAGCCCTGGTTTGCTCCCCACGTGTATGGTTCAAGTCCTATCCCTTCCCCAGGGACTGTGATCCCCCCACAGGCCTCGCTGGTCTTCCACGTCCTACTGATAGACGTCCACAACCCAAAGGACACCGTCAAGCTAGAGACGCTGGAGCAGCCCCCCAGCTGTGACCGGAAGGCCGTGGCCGGGGACTTCATGCGTTACCACTACAACGGCTCGCTGATGGACGGCACCCTCTTTGATTCCAGGTCGGGAGGGTCCTCGGCGGGTAGGGGAGGTGGGGATGGTTGGGTGGGGTAAGCAGAGGAAACCGAGACAGGAAGGGAAATGTCAGGTGCTGGGGCGGCCCTGGGTAGCCGCTGGTGAGTGGCTCTGAGCTGCCTGGAAAGGGGAGGGGTCCCTTTGACCCACCCCCCTCCCGGCCCTGTATTGCAGCTACTCCCACAACCACACCTACAACACCTACGTGGGGCGGGGCTTCATCATCCCCGGGATGGACCAGGGGCTGCAGGGCGCCTGCGTGGGCGAGCGCCGGAGAATCACCATCCCCCCCCACCTTGCCTACGGGGAGAACGGAACCGGTAGGGGGTAGGGTCTCTCCTGCCACCACCCCCGCTGCACCTCACCTCTCCTGAACCACGCGCCTGGCCTTGCCCCCCCGCTGCCCCCCTCCcttgcaaagaggcacacagtTGACGTCAGGTCATCCACCTGATTCCTGTCACCGACCCCAGCCATTTTCGCCAGTTgtagctccccaccccccacttctcCCCTACCACCCTGGGGGAGGGCGCCTGACTCCTGCGTGGGCAGAGAGAGGGTAGTTATGGAAGAACAGAAACAGCATGGCTCTAGCAAGCAGAGACCTGGATTTGAGACCTGGCTTTGCTGGGAGCCTCCGTTTCCCCACCTGTGAAACAGGACTAAGCATATTGATCAGTAGGGTAAGTTATTGGGAATTTACCAGAAGATGATGAACGTAAAGGGGCTTTCTACACTGCAATATCCCGCCCCTCCACCAGCCAGCCCTCCCCTCAGTAGATTAGAAGAATTGACCCTGTGGACAAACATTCCATCCCATCCTTGTTTGAAACCCCAggacagggggtggggggtgggtttaGAGGCTGGGGTATCAGGTCCAGAGGTCCCTGTGGAGCCCTTGAACAGCCCCTCCTAGAGCTCTGAGCTGACCCATTCCCCTACTCTGACTTCAGGAGACAAGATCCCTGGCTCCGCCGTGCTGGTCTTTGATGTCCACGTCATCGACTTCCACAACCCTGCAGACCCCGTGGAAATCAAGATTCTCTCCCGGCCCCCTGAGACCTGCAATGAGACCTCCAAACTTGGGGACTTTGTTCGATACCACTACAACTGCTTTCTGCTGGACGGCACCAAGCTCTTCTCCTCGTGGGtccagggcagggccagggctgggcAGGTGGGTGGGCACGGGTGCGGGGAGCCTCCTACCCCCTCCTGACAGCTTCTCCCTCTGACTCCTGCTTCTTCCTCTGGACAAGGAGGAAGAAaccccagcccctgggggagCACCCAGCCTCGTGCTTGCTGCGGTTCCCATCCACACGAGGGAGGCAATAGGCATAGGGAGATGAAATTCTTTGTAGGGGAAAAGGTGGTGAAACTAGCAGTAGGGGAAGAGCTGCTAATTCCGTTtcatggaaactgaggcagggagaaACGAGACCTCAAGGCCACATTTTGGGGGCAGTGGGAAGATGAAAACGGGCATCCCACGTCTGAGCTGTTTGGCCTCTGCACTGGCCAGGACCTGCCGGGGGAAGAATGGGTGAGCTGGCAGAGGGCAGGAACCGGTACTGACCTGGGAATCTGCTCTCTCCCCTAGCCACGACCACGGGGCGCCCCAGGAGGCGACTCTGGGGGCCAACAAGGTGATCGAAGGCCTGGACACGGGCTTGCAGGGCATGTGTGTGGGAGAGAGGCGGCAGCTGGTTGTCCCCCCGCACCTGGCACACGGCGAGAGCGGAGGTGAGGGGCCGGCTCCGTCTCCTGTCCCCTTTGCCCTTGCCTGTCTTGGGCCTTGATGGCTGGTAGAGGAGTCAGGGGGCCCTTCGGGATGGTTCTGTAAACATCCCCTGCCCCACTCTCCAGCCCCCCAGAGGGGAAGCTGAGGTCTGCAGGCTGGGGAGCCAGCCCAGTCCCTGGCCTGATTaggacttttttcttctttcctgtccTCCCTGCTCCAGCCCGGGGGGTCCCTGGCAGTGCTGTGCTGCTATTTGAGGTGGAGTTGGTGTCccgggaggaggggctgcccacAGGCTACCTCTTTGTGTGGCACGAGGACCCTCCTGCCAACCTGTTTGAAAACATGGACCTCAACAAGGATGGAGAGGTGCCCCCAGAGGAGGTGGGTGAGGAGCTGAGTCCCACGCCCCATCCCAACCAGGATGCCCCCCCCCCCGGCCCCCAGCTCCCGTGTTCCTGCCCCCCCTGCCCTGGCTTCCTTGTCCACGGCCCCTGCAGCGCTGCTGGTCGCTGACTAGCCCCCAGGTCACACCCTTCATCCTGGTCCCACTGCTCTGGGCTCACGCCCCATCACCAGCTCCTCTCCTCCCCCCCATCCTCACCTCCTCACCGAGCTGGGGAAGGGGTTGGGCGGcctgaggaagaaagaaaagaaaaacacttgccgacctccacctgggggcccTCCCCAAGGCCTCCCAAGAGGCCACCCACAGCCCCTCAGCCATGACCCTTACCCCCACCCCTCCTCTTGGTTCTCCTTCCCCAAGTTTTCCACCTTCATCAAGACTCAAGTGAATGAGGGCAAAGGTCGCCTCCTGCCTGGGCAGGATCCTGAGAAGACCATTGGGGACATGTTCCAGAACCAGGACCGCAACCAGGATGGGAAGATCACTGTCGAGGAGCTCAAGCTGAAGTCAGATGAAGACCAGGAGCGGGTCCACGAGGAGCTCTGAAGGACAGGAAGCCTGGGCCTGGCCCCACACGCAAAGGCCCACTTCTTGGGGGAACAGTGGGCAATGGGACTGACCTTCTAGTGGTCACCCTTTGCTCTGCTGGGATAAAGTCTGGGATCCATCCAAGAAGTAGTCGGAGGAGACAACTGTGGTCTTCCCACTAGCCCTAGATTAAAATCCACAGTGCAacattccatttttctcttccaaCCCAAACCCCTTCCTTAAAAGATTTGGAGTTATGAAGCCAATTTGGGGATTTGTAGAGCCTGGGGGGTGGGACAGGGTCATTTCTGGGACCCCCCCTCCATATCACTAGACACTTGGCAAGGCTGAGCtcatctctttatttccttctcttttattcctttccttgCCATCCCCAACACCCTGCCTCCAGCCCCCATTCCTCCATTGTGGCAGCTCCCAGGAACACGAATCAGGGCTGGAGAGACCCCTCTGGTCTTCCTTCCTCAGCACTGGCTGGTTCCTAGGGAAGGGGgaggctccaggagggcaggccTACCTCACCCTGTTCCCTCCACCCCTCTGAGGTCAGTGGGGGCTGAGATGACCCCAGGTGCTGAAGTTCAAGGCTGGGCTGTATGTGGCCTTTTATCCCTAAAGAAGGCTCCTCTCCCTAAGGGAccatggaagagaaagaaaatgaaggggaaataagAAGGAATCTGCTCAGATTGGACTTGGGGCTGTCAAGTCCTTGGGTTTTGTGCTGGGATAACCTTAAAAGAGGGCTTCATTTGGGacttggggtgggagggaggtgggcAGAGCTCTGGACACTCAAAAGGCTAAATTGGTATCAGATGCCTTTCTCCTTTGTgctgaataaaatattaaactgaAGGTCTCGAGAATGATCTTTTACAGGGTCCTTAGAGCCACCACTggggaagaaaaaagcaaaccCTCTATTAACATGGTCTTGTCAGCTCAAGACGGGGTGTCCCCAGGTCCCAGCCTCCTTCTTCTGGAGGGTCCTGCCTCCCTGAGACCTAATCGGGGGACCTCGCAGTGAAGAGGGAGCCCAGGTGGCGAGTAGATGCCTGTGCTagattggatatattatgtcccaccaaaagccatgttctttaatgcggtcttgtggaggcagatgtattaggttcattgggttggaatcctttgattgtttccatggagatgtgactcaatcaaatgtgagagaaatatttgattaacttatttccatggaggtatgggtgaggcttgatttaatcactggagtgctatagaagagctcacaaacagaaggaagagagcagcagctaagagggacattttggagatggcccctgaaaacagacttttgctgaaaccttggagatgctagcccagagtttgctccagagaagcaaagagaggacaaaaggtcccaagagcaacattttgaagaacacacaggagttgagagaggagctagaacacgacccaggatcagcagatgtcagccatgtgccttcccagctaacagatgttttctggacaccattgtccttccttcggtgaaggtgtactcatgttgatgccttaatttggacattttcatggccttcagactgtaaatttgtaaccaaataaaccccctttgtaaaagccaatccatttctggtgttttgcataatggcagtattggcaaaccggaacacagtCCAAACAGGAGAGGGGCCTGCAGGAGAGACAGAGATGACCCTTGTCCCTTGTGCCAGTTcagatatattttgtcccccaaaatgccatcttttgatgcaatcttgtgtgggcagacttatcagtgttgatcagattgtaattctctgagtgtttccatggagatgtgacccacccagctgtaggtgataactctgattggataatttccatggaggtgtggccccacccattcagcatgggccttgattagtttactagagcactatataagctcagagagaaggagcgagcttgctaagccaaaagggacactttgaagaatgcacagaagttgagagagtagttgcagctgagagaaacattttgaagacggccattggaagctgacactgacattttggagaacgccatcttgaaacaccacctgggagcaaggagacaccagccccgtgccttcctagttaacagaggttttctggacgccaatgtccatcctttggtgaaggtacccaattgttgatgtcttacgttggtcactttatggccttaagactgtaaatttgtaagcaaataaaccccctttataaaagccaatccatctctggtactttgcattctggcagcattagcaaattagaacatcCCCTAAGTATCCAGTTGAATGGGGAAGATAAGGTCCCTGACCTCAAACACAACATACAAGGCTCAAGGATGAGATTCAACCAGAGGCTGAATCACACTTTTTCAAGCAGATAGTTTCCAATTCCATGATATTCCCACCTCTCCCTGCTAGCCACTGGCCATTACCACCTTCCCATCCTTCTCCCTTTTGCCAGAGGGAAAGGTAATTGAGCTCAGATCTCCAGGGTCTTGGGGAAGGAGCTGCTTTAGCTGCCACTCCTCATCTCACAGTGGCCATTGTGAGGATTCAACGGCAGGCATCTCAGTGCCCAGCAcattcaaaaaacatttgtttCGCCCTTCCCCTTCTAATTTGCAGATAAACCCAACTTTCCAACAGCCAGGAACCCTCTCCTAGAGGGTGAGAGGGCATGGATTTCCCTAAGGGAGGACAGGCTAGGAAGACacttgtgccagtctgaatgtattatgtacccccaaacgccattatctctgatgtaatcttatgtgggcagaactatcagtgttaattagattgtaattctttgagtgttttcatggagatgcgccccacccaactgtgggtgatgattctgattggctaatttccatggaggtgttggccacccattcagggtgggtctgaattaaattactggagcactatataagatcagacagaaggagcaagctgctacagccaagatggacactttgaagaaagaacaggagctgcagatgagagaaattttgaagatggccattgaaagcagactcttgctccggagaagctaagagaggataaataccccatgcaactaagagtgacatttctaaggaactgcagcctagagaggaacatcctgggagaaagccattttgaaagcagaactttggagcagacgccagccacgtgccttccctgttaacagaggttttccggacaccattggccatcctccagtgaaggtacccaattgctgacgtgttaccttggacactttatggccttaaaactgtaactgtgtaaccaaataaacccccttttataaaagccaatccatctctggtgttttgcattccggcagcattagcaaactagaacagatactaTTCTACATTTTTTCTTCAAAGTTGTCCTAGAGAGAACTCAGCTAGTTCTTAACCATCCAAGTCAATGAGGAGGGCAGAAGGGAAAGAAACTGTGAATAAAGCCCAAATAATGCAAGACAACAGAGTCTAAAATCACTGAGATTTTACTTTGGCTCACAGAGCCTTCTCCCTTGAGGTCCCTGGTCTCAATCCCCCTTTAAGTTCacccagtttttttgtttgtttgttttcttttctaacacaaccggaatttattctctcacagttctggaggccacaaGGCTTCACAGTGTCTGCAGGGCCACgctctctctgaaggctctaggggacagtcttccttgcctcttccagcttctggtggccccagacCTTCCTGGGCTTGGGGCTGCCTCCCTCCCATCgctgcctccatcttcacgtgTTCACCTCCCcttctctgtgtcttctcctctCCAGTCTCTGactttctcttataaggacacttgtcattgaaTTTAAGGTTCACGGagtaatccaggatgatctccttATGTCAAAATCCTGAACTTAATTGCATCTCCAAACAAGGTAATGTTCATGGGTTCCAGGtattaggatgtggacatatcttttttggggtcACCATTCAACTCACTATAGCCTCCTGGGAATCCTGCCTGGACACAGGTTCCCTGGGCTtaataatgatggtgatggtggtggagatgaTGAAGGTGGCAATGATGATTAAAGTGGTGATGATCATGAAGATGGTGatgataatggtgaaggtggtgaagacggtgatgataatggtgatggtggtaaaggTGATGTGctgctttggatatattatgtcccccacaaaagccatgctcttttaatccaaacttgtgggatatttggattaggctgtttccatggagatgaggtgagacattttgactgactatctccatggagatacgaCCCTGTGCGGTTAGGGTGGGTCTCAGaccactggagtcttttaagggGGCTCAAGAAGAGGCTGCCGCCAGAGCTGGAGCTAACAGAGATGTTtagagacgcttggagatgtggagagaaggatatttggagatgctaagagagaagcccagagtttgccctggagaagctaagagaggacccctagaggctgagagagaaatgccctgggagaaagaagcaaggatacacaggggtcgagagaggagctgaaacaacccaggaccagcagatgccagccacgtgccttcccagctgacagagttctggacaccatcagcctttctccagtgaaggtatcttcttgttggtgccttagtttggatacttttatggccttaggactacaaatttgcaacttaataaaccctctgtataaaagccaatccatttctggcattttgcataatggcagcattagcaaacaacagtggtgatggtggtgaaggtgttggtggtggtgatgttggtgaAGGTGGCGCTGGTAGGTCACCCACTTCTATGGCCCTGGACCCAtgcaagagggagagggaaggagcgGGAGGCAAGGGCATCAGGGAAAATTCACACCCAAACGAATTCCCTCAGAGATCTCTGAAGAGGGAGCTCTGTAGGCAGGGTGGTCCAATCCAACTGATTGCAGACTGAGTTGTGAGTCTCATGGTTGCCTCAGAATAAAATCAAACCATTCCAGGTGGGAAAAACAAACTCTTCCCACCCTGTGTTCTTTGGCACCCTAGAGTTCTTTCTTGGGGGTTCCCGTGTCTCAAGAGTCAAGATGTACAGGCTCAGCACACGCAACCCCTCCCACCCACAAACACACCTGTACAAGGTCAGAacagctgttttttaaaatttttattttgatctgcttttattttggtctGCTTTACATGTTAGATTTGTTTGAAGAACAGGTtccaatgtttaaaaattttgaggaaaaaaaaaatctctggacTGGATGATCCCAAGAGTGCTAAGATCTGGCAGGTTCCCTGTTCACTGGGAACAAAGCTGCCCTCCCACCTGGCAGGGCTTTGCCCGTCTCCGGTGGACATAACGGGAGGCTctggggaaaggaggaaggaggggcatGGGCCCAGCAGCTCCTGTCCCCGCTGGAGTTTTCTCTGCACACAGGGAAGAGCGGTGCTCGCAGCAGAGCAGCCTCCTGTGAGGCTCCCTCCTGGTCACAGCCTGCAGGGCCTGGCCGAGCCTGCAGGAATCAGGAGCCCCGCACTTCCATCTGGTCCTCCTGGCGCAGGATGTGCTGCAGCAGCCCGTTGACCACATCCAGTGTCTCATCCTTCTCCAGCACAATGTCGTAGGAATCCATGTAGCGCTCCCGCTGCTCCTCCACCTGCCCAGGGTTGCAGAGGAAGGTGACCGAGAGGCCCCACAATGCCCTGCCCTCTGACTACTCTCAAGCACCCACAGGTAGGGGAGGAGGCCACCAAGCAGCAACTCCCAGCTCCCTTTTGAAAGCCTGAAGGATCACCCTTGAAGAGTTCAAGGTTACAGGGAGCTGCTCATTGGAGACAGGGATGGGCAGTGGGCACAGGCTTCTATGACTAAGCCTTAGGTCAAGTGTCAAAAGACTgtaacaaggattaaaaataACCTAGGAAAACCTAGATGTTACCTCCAATCTATCTGAATGGAATTTTCATAAGGCCCAAGAGGACTGCAACACCGCCCAGCAGAGGGCAAGGACCAGCcgtcctccagctctcccagacTTTATGCCCCTTTATGATCTTATTCTTTCCACCTATTGGTCTCTGATTTgttcttacatttttattctctaaattATAAAACCATATTCTGGATACCAACCTCTCCCATCCCTACTGCCTCACAGATATGATTTAAGAGAAATGGTATTTGGCTCCACCATTTCCTAAGCTATGTGATTTGGGCACTTTACTTAAACctttggcttcagtttcctcatctgtaaaatggggatggtaatAGTCACTGCTTCAAAGGGCTGTTGTAAAGGATTAAAGAGGTCCATGTATGTGAAGTGCCCAGAAGAGAGCCTGATCCATGATAAGCACTCAGCCCCGGCACCACCCTGTCTCTAAACTCCTGTGTGCACTACATGGTGCGTCTCTGGGTATCTCTTCTGTCTTCCCATGACATTTCGAGCTCCTGAAGCACATGGCTGTCCTATCTCTGCACCTCTAATGCGTGACCAGCATCTAGCACATTAAAAGCACTCAATAAGCATGTGTTCCAGGAactggaggagggagagaagcagcCCTGGCCCCCTACCTACCTTGTCATTTAGAAAGCCAATTTTGAGAATGTTCTCCACACCGGGAACCCCATCGGCCATAGTGAGATCCCCCATGGAATCTCCAAGCAAGATGACATTGGTTTTGCCCTGAAGCTTCTGGAAGTAATTGGAGTTCTCACACACGGAGCCGTTCttattgtatgtgtgtatgagcTGGCCTTTGAATCCCCGTAGGAAACCCTAAACAATCAAGAGGAGAGACAAACGGAAAGGCTACAGGGACCCACCTAAGACCAGTTTGCCACCGTCTCTGTCACAGAGGAAAGGGAATCCTGAAGCCACAGGCAATGCCTATAGTCTAGACCATATGTCCACAGTCTAAACTAGGGGGGCTGGCAAACGATGGCCTGTGGACCAGGTTTGGCCAGCTTTTGTAAatagttttactggaacacagcatGCTCCCCTATTTACACGCTGTCTAGGCTGCATGatcaccccaaaacagcagagtTGTTGAACAGTTACGACCAAGACTGTaaggcccacaaagcctaaaaatatttcctatctgGGCTTTTTCAGAAAAAGCTTGCTAACCCCTGGTCTAAATCAACAAGGATCGTCAAATATCACCAGTCATCTAGTCTGGTGAAAACATGAGGCTTGTGGATCTAAGTGCTGATCAGGTTACATGTATGTTGCCCCTCAGCTGTTGGCCACGTCCTAACGTTGGATCAAAGTGAGGAAAAATCCCGGCCATTAGTTTTGAGGGGAAGAAGTGTGAATGTGATCGAGTCAGAGCAGCCCACACCTGGCTCTAGAAAAGCAAGTCAAAGTCCAAGCCCCTCAGTACCCAGGGGAGCACATGGTCCCACAGACTAGGTCCCCTAAGGCAGAGGTGACTGCCTGCCGAATACCAAAGAGGCGATCCTTAAAAAATAACCTGTCTTTAACTGGAAGGAAAAAAGTAACTGCCTGAGGGGACAAAGAACCCAGCAAtgtcttcccttccctttcttccccagGTGATGATTACTGTTTAGGGGGCCAAGCACCCTGGCTTATAGTCCCCACTCCGTTTCCATTCCCAGCCCAAATGAGATTTGGCTCACATTCTCATCAAAATCCATGTAGTTGGACACAATATGGATGTTGGGGTGGAAAACTTTCATCTGTCGGATAATTTCTTCTAGAACATCACCAATGCCGGCAGAAAAGATAAAAAGGGGAATGTTGTTATGGTACAGTGTGCTGAAGAATGTCTTGTATCCCTCCCTGCAAAGAGAAGAATGAATTCTGAAGTGGCACGGTGACAACCAGAAGCGCTGCCTCTGCTGCTGCTC encodes the following:
- the NT5C3B gene encoding 7-methylguanosine phosphate-specific 5'-nucleotidase — translated: MAEEVNTLMKATVLMRRPGRVQEIVGALRRSGEDRLQVISDFDRTLSRFAYNGKRCPSSYNILDNSRIISDECRKELTALLHHYYPIEIDPNRTVKEKLPYMVEWWTKAHDLLCQQKIQKFQIAQVVGESNAMLREGYKTFFSTLYHNNIPLFIFSAGIGDVLEEIIRQMKVFHPNIHIVSNYMDFDENGFLRGFKGQLIHTYNKNGSVCENSNYFQKLQGKTNVILLGDSMGDLTMADGVPGVENILKIGFLNDKVEEQRERYMDSYDIVLEKDETLDVVNGLLQHILRQEDQMEVRGS
- the FKBP10 gene encoding peptidyl-prolyl cis-trans isomerase FKBP10, coding for MFAAGAPSHTLLRLPLLQLLLLLVQAVVRGLGRASPAGGPLEDVVIERYHIPRACPREVQMGDFVRYHYNGTFEDGKKFDSSYDRSTLAAIVVGVGRLIIGMDRGLMGMCVNERRHLIVPPHLGYGSIGLAGLIPPDATLYFDVVLLDVWNEEDTVQVSTLLQPPQCPRVVQDSDFVRYHYNGTLLDGTAFDSSYSGGGTYDTYVGSGWLIKGMDQGLLGMCPGERRKIIIPPFLAYGEKGYGTVIPPQASLVFHVLLIDVHNPKDTVKLETLEQPPSCDRKAVAGDFMRYHYNGSLMDGTLFDSSYSHNHTYNTYVGRGFIIPGMDQGLQGACVGERRRITIPPHLAYGENGTGDKIPGSAVLVFDVHVIDFHNPADPVEIKILSRPPETCNETSKLGDFVRYHYNCFLLDGTKLFSSHDHGAPQEATLGANKVIEGLDTGLQGMCVGERRQLVVPPHLAHGESGARGVPGSAVLLFEVELVSREEGLPTGYLFVWHEDPPANLFENMDLNKDGEVPPEEFSTFIKTQVNEGKGRLLPGQDPEKTIGDMFQNQDRNQDGKITVEELKLKSDEDQERVHEEL